Proteins encoded within one genomic window of uncultured Sphingopyxis sp.:
- a CDS encoding RNA pyrophosphohydrolase, with translation MIDHSKLPYRPCAGVMLANRAGRVFVGQRLDTSSEAWQMPQGGIDDGEDAETAAIRELGEETGVHGGLVEIIARSREEYFYDLPDHLIGKMWGGKYRGQRQHWFLMRFMGEDSDVNIHTDHQEFRAWKWAELNEIEKLIVPFKRVLYRGLVEEFGPLV, from the coding sequence ATGATCGACCATAGCAAACTTCCCTATCGCCCTTGCGCGGGCGTGATGCTCGCCAATCGCGCTGGCCGCGTCTTCGTCGGCCAGCGACTCGATACCTCGAGCGAGGCGTGGCAGATGCCGCAAGGCGGCATCGACGACGGCGAGGACGCCGAGACGGCGGCGATCCGCGAGCTCGGCGAGGAAACCGGCGTCCATGGCGGGCTGGTCGAGATCATCGCGCGCAGCCGCGAGGAATATTTCTACGACCTGCCCGACCATCTGATCGGCAAGATGTGGGGCGGCAAATATCGCGGGCAGCGCCAGCACTGGTTCCTGATGCGTTTCATGGGCGAGGACAGCGACGTCAACATCCACACCGATCATCAGGAGTTCCGGGCGTGGAAATGGGCCGAGCTGAACGAGATCGAGAAGCTGATCGTTCCGTTCAAGCGCGTGCTTTACCGCGGGCTGGTTGAGGAATTCGGCCCGCTCGTCTGA
- a CDS encoding alpha/beta hydrolase: protein MTDGTTQQARPDVAAFLAFLNAQEGPKMEELPPEGAREMFRVMGQLADVPRGDIAKVEDRTIPGPAGDIAIRIYDSHPGRETGPVMVFFHGGGWVIGDLDTHDPYCAEAARQLDMPVIAVDYRLAPEHPFPAAPEDCEAAARWVADHIPCTGLVLSGESAGGNLTIATALTLRDKPASKPVVAIHPIYPAVTTHDDWQSYRDFGEGHLLTQGSMTWFGNHYAADPADYRASPLDFPAEGLPPALLITAGLDPLRDQGRAYAAKLIQAGVPTTYREAKGNIHGYINLSQAIPSAREDIRGALTVLKAIVAEATGAR from the coding sequence ATGACCGACGGCACCACCCAGCAGGCGCGCCCCGACGTGGCAGCTTTCCTTGCCTTCCTGAACGCGCAGGAAGGGCCGAAGATGGAGGAGTTGCCGCCGGAAGGCGCGCGCGAGATGTTCCGGGTGATGGGCCAGCTCGCCGACGTTCCGCGCGGCGACATCGCGAAGGTCGAAGATCGCACGATTCCTGGACCCGCCGGCGACATTGCGATCCGAATCTATGATAGCCATCCGGGCCGCGAGACGGGGCCGGTGATGGTCTTCTTTCACGGCGGCGGCTGGGTGATCGGCGACCTCGACACCCACGATCCCTATTGCGCCGAGGCGGCGCGCCAGCTCGACATGCCGGTGATCGCGGTCGACTACCGCCTCGCGCCCGAACACCCCTTCCCCGCCGCGCCGGAGGATTGCGAGGCCGCGGCGCGCTGGGTCGCCGACCATATTCCCTGCACCGGGCTCGTTCTGTCGGGCGAAAGCGCCGGCGGCAACCTCACCATCGCCACTGCGCTGACGCTCCGCGACAAGCCGGCGTCGAAACCGGTCGTCGCGATCCACCCCATCTATCCCGCCGTCACGACGCACGACGACTGGCAAAGCTATCGCGATTTCGGCGAGGGCCACCTTCTGACGCAGGGCAGCATGACCTGGTTCGGCAATCATTATGCGGCCGATCCCGCCGACTATCGCGCCTCGCCGCTCGATTTCCCAGCGGAAGGCCTGCCGCCGGCCTTGCTCATCACCGCGGGCCTCGACCCTTTGCGCGATCAGGGGCGCGCCTATGCCGCGAAGCTGATCCAAGCGGGCGTTCCCACGACCTATCGCGAGGCGAAGGGCAATATCCACGGCTATATCAACCTGTCGCAGGCCATTCCGAGCGCGCGCGAAGATATTCGCGGTGCATTGACGGTATTGAAGGCGATCGTCGCCGAAGCTACCGGGGCGCGATGA
- a CDS encoding cysteine hydrolase family protein, which produces MSKAALIVIDVQRGMFAFPDQPPHDGEAVLSRIASLVARARETSTPLIFVQHDGGAGHPLEKPNEGWGVHPGTGYREGDAVVEKRNPDAFQNTDLQERLADLDVSTLVLTGMMTEYCVDTTCRRAFSLGYDVVLASDAHTTFSKPGLAGDMIVRHHNEILGNGFAKIETAADIEFKQYEALQ; this is translated from the coding sequence GTGAGCAAGGCCGCCCTGATAGTTATCGACGTTCAGCGGGGTATGTTCGCTTTTCCCGACCAGCCGCCGCACGATGGCGAGGCAGTGCTGTCGCGGATTGCCAGCCTCGTGGCGCGCGCTCGCGAAACATCGACGCCGCTGATCTTCGTCCAGCATGACGGCGGCGCGGGCCACCCGCTCGAAAAGCCGAACGAAGGTTGGGGTGTGCACCCGGGAACGGGCTATCGCGAGGGCGATGCGGTGGTCGAAAAGCGTAATCCTGACGCCTTTCAGAATACCGACCTGCAAGAACGCCTCGCGGATCTGGACGTCTCCACGCTCGTCCTGACGGGGATGATGACGGAATATTGCGTGGATACGACCTGCCGCCGCGCTTTTTCGCTGGGGTATGATGTCGTTTTGGCAAGCGACGCTCATACGACATTCTCGAAGCCCGGCCTCGCCGGCGATATGATCGTGCGGCATCATAATGAGATTCTCGGCAACGGTTTTGCAAAGATCGAGACCGCGGCGGATATTGAATTCAAGCAGTACGAGGCGCTCCAATGA